In Gemmatimonadetes bacterium T265, one DNA window encodes the following:
- a CDS encoding 3-beta hydroxysteroid dehydrogenase → MRVFLTGANGWIGSAIARELLDAGHSVVGLVRSNDKTEALTAAGITPLVGSLTNLDVIREGASNADGIIHTAFGLDISKIEELAKEDREAIETFGEVFAGSDRPIVVTGGVGLAPAGERFTEDARPPIIPSFPRASEQTAFALAERGLRASVVRNPRSVHGQGENHGFVPMLAKVAREKGVSAYVGDGQNLWPSVHRLDSARVYRLALERGARNEAFHAIAEEGVPYRQIAEAIGRQVGVPATSLTPREAEAHFGGLAVWVGGNGPASSQKTRAALGWEPREVGLIADAERPDYSK, encoded by the coding sequence ATGCGTGTGTTTCTGACGGGAGCGAACGGCTGGATCGGATCGGCGATCGCTCGCGAGTTGCTCGACGCGGGTCACTCGGTGGTCGGCCTGGTGCGCTCGAACGACAAGACCGAGGCGCTGACGGCCGCCGGCATCACGCCGCTCGTCGGCTCGCTCACCAATCTGGACGTAATCCGGGAGGGGGCCAGCAACGCCGACGGAATCATCCACACGGCATTCGGTCTCGACATTTCCAAGATTGAAGAGCTGGCCAAGGAGGACCGCGAGGCGATCGAGACTTTCGGCGAAGTGTTCGCCGGCTCGGACCGGCCGATCGTCGTGACGGGCGGGGTCGGCCTCGCACCTGCTGGAGAACGCTTCACGGAAGACGCACGGCCGCCCATCATCCCGAGCTTCCCGCGCGCGTCGGAACAGACGGCGTTCGCGCTCGCCGAGCGCGGGCTGCGGGCGTCCGTGGTGCGGAACCCGCGCTCGGTTCACGGGCAGGGGGAGAATCATGGCTTCGTTCCCATGCTCGCCAAAGTGGCCCGCGAGAAGGGTGTGTCCGCCTACGTCGGCGACGGGCAGAACCTCTGGCCGTCCGTGCACCGGCTCGACTCGGCGCGCGTGTACCGCCTCGCGCTCGAACGCGGGGCCCGGAACGAGGCCTTCCACGCCATCGCCGAGGAGGGTGTGCCCTACCGGCAGATCGCCGAGGCGATCGGCCGGCAGGTCGGCGTGCCCGCGACGTCGTTGACGCCCCGGGAGGCCGAGGCGCACTTCGGCGGCCTCGCCGTGTGGGTTGGGGGCAACGGCCCCGCTTCCAGCCAAAAGACCAGGGCGGCGCTCGGCTGGGAGCCGCGAGAGGTTGGCCTCATCGCGGATGCCGAGCGGCCGGACTACTCCAAGTAA
- a CDS encoding xylose isomerase, whose translation MRAAGTLGATRPSGDARGPTSAGPAGTFGVVRAVEVDVPARPIRHPPEDAHMWTRRISCLTFAGALVLGTTDCRPRDAAAASRAPGDFRAPLGVQLWSYRAQAQADLPAALATVRRAGFTHVETAGLYGMSAPQFAQTLRAAGLHATSMHVSYDALKQHPESVIADAKGLGARYVGIAWYPHDSAGFTEANARQAVQDFNAFGRTLKAAGLTFFYHNHGYEPVPHGDGTLLDLLIQQTDPALVAFEMDVLWTWLPNQDPVGLIRKYPGRFKLMHIKDMQPGVARGSLAGGLPADQQAVIGRGQVDWPALLKVAQQDGMAEYYVEDETPDPVRNAPQSVAYLTTLRYR comes from the coding sequence GTGCGCGCGGCGGGGACGTTAGGCGCGACGCGGCCGTCGGGGGACGCGCGCGGTCCGACGTCGGCCGGTCCAGCGGGTACATTCGGCGTCGTGCGGGCGGTCGAGGTCGACGTGCCCGCGCGCCCGATCCGCCACCCTCCGGAGGACGCCCACATGTGGACCCGCCGCATTTCGTGCCTAACTTTCGCCGGCGCGCTGGTGCTCGGCACGACCGACTGCCGCCCGCGCGACGCCGCCGCCGCGTCGCGCGCGCCCGGCGACTTCCGCGCGCCGCTCGGCGTGCAGCTGTGGAGCTACCGCGCGCAGGCGCAGGCCGACCTCCCGGCGGCGCTGGCGACGGTTCGCCGCGCGGGCTTCACGCACGTCGAGACGGCGGGGCTCTACGGGATGTCCGCGCCGCAGTTCGCGCAGACGCTCCGCGCCGCCGGCCTGCACGCCACCTCGATGCACGTCTCGTACGACGCGCTCAAGCAGCACCCGGAGAGCGTGATCGCGGACGCGAAGGGCCTCGGCGCGCGTTACGTGGGGATCGCCTGGTACCCGCACGACTCCGCGGGCTTTACCGAGGCCAACGCCCGTCAGGCCGTTCAGGATTTCAACGCATTCGGGCGCACGCTCAAGGCGGCGGGGCTCACCTTCTTCTACCACAACCACGGCTACGAGCCGGTCCCCCACGGCGACGGCACGCTGCTGGATCTGCTCATCCAGCAGACCGACCCGGCGCTCGTCGCCTTCGAGATGGACGTGCTCTGGACGTGGCTGCCGAACCAGGACCCGGTGGGGCTGATCCGCAAGTACCCGGGCCGCTTCAAGCTCATGCACATCAAGGACATGCAGCCTGGCGTCGCGCGCGGCTCGCTCGCCGGCGGGCTGCCGGCCGACCAGCAGGCGGTGATCGGGCGTGGGCAGGTGGACTGGCCCGCGCTGCTCAAGGTGGCGCAGCAGGACGGGATGGCGGAATACTACGTCGAGGACGAGACGCCGGACCCCGTCCGCAACGCCCCGCAGAGCGTCGCGTACCTCACAACGCTCCGGTACCGCTAA
- a CDS encoding D-hexose-6-phosphate mutarotase, giving the protein MTDAPFTPLVLTATDGAHATVLPYGAHVVGWTPAPATPGGGDERLFVSARAEYRAGAAVRGGVPVIFPQFGDRVAGPGPSIRHGFARTRPWRVVRAAHASDGTAEAVLALADADLDAETRARWPHPFRAELTVRVAGAALALTLEVENTGVAPLPFTAALHTYLRVGDAARARVRGLEAAAGSDTAAGGAPLAPAGAPLGFGGEVDHLYVHVPGPVTLDDPALGRATRVDQTGFRDVVVWNPGPVRGASLADLEPDGWRRFVCVEAAAAGEPVVVAPGGRWAGAQRLTSGPLDA; this is encoded by the coding sequence ATGACGGACGCGCCCTTCACCCCCCTCGTCCTCACCGCGACCGACGGCGCCCACGCCACGGTCCTCCCCTACGGCGCCCACGTCGTGGGCTGGACCCCCGCGCCCGCCACCCCGGGCGGCGGCGACGAGCGCCTGTTCGTGAGCGCGCGCGCCGAGTACCGCGCCGGCGCGGCCGTGCGCGGGGGGGTGCCCGTGATCTTCCCGCAGTTCGGCGACCGCGTCGCCGGCCCGGGGCCGTCCATCCGCCACGGCTTCGCGCGCACGCGCCCGTGGCGTGTCGTGCGCGCCGCGCACGCGAGCGACGGCACCGCAGAGGCGGTGCTCGCCCTCGCCGACGCGGACCTCGACGCGGAGACCCGCGCCCGGTGGCCGCACCCGTTCCGCGCCGAGCTCACCGTGCGCGTCGCGGGCGCCGCGCTCGCCCTCACGCTCGAGGTCGAGAACACGGGCGTGGCGCCGCTCCCCTTCACGGCCGCGCTCCACACCTACCTCCGCGTCGGCGACGCGGCCCGGGCGCGCGTGCGCGGGCTCGAAGCGGCGGCGGGGTCCGACACCGCCGCGGGCGGCGCGCCGCTCGCCCCGGCGGGCGCGCCGCTCGGCTTCGGCGGCGAGGTCGACCACCTCTACGTCCACGTGCCCGGCCCGGTCACGCTCGACGACCCCGCCCTCGGCCGCGCGACGCGCGTCGACCAGACGGGCTTCCGCGACGTCGTCGTCTGGAACCCGGGCCCCGTGCGCGGGGCGTCCCTCGCCGACCTCGAGCCCGACGGGTGGCGCCGCTTCGTCTGCGTCGAGGCGGCCGCGGCCGGCGAGCCGGTCGTCGTCGCGCCCGGCGGCCGGTGGGCGGGCGCGCAGCGCCTGACCTCCGGGCCGTTAGACGCCTGA
- a CDS encoding cold-shock protein CspE: protein MRTTGTVKWFNDTKGFGFITPENGTKDCFVHHSAIQKQGYKSLAEGERVEFDVVQGQKGPAAENVVTI, encoded by the coding sequence ATGCGTACGACCGGCACCGTCAAGTGGTTCAACGACACCAAGGGCTTCGGCTTCATCACGCCCGAGAACGGCACGAAGGACTGCTTCGTCCATCACTCGGCCATCCAGAAGCAGGGCTACAAGAGCCTCGCCGAGGGTGAGCGTGTGGAGTTCGACGTCGTGCAGGGCCAGAAGGGCCCCGCCGCCGAAAACGTGGTCACGATCTGA
- the vapC_2 gene encoding ribonuclease VapC: MNWVLDTNVLIHLARRHPTSVVARYTAVPVERLAVSSVSVAELWYGAAGDARPEARRAKLDHLLAPLRVPDLDRRAAEIAGQLRYTLRHAPVGQNDVYIAATALAHGCGVVTANVREFSRVPGPAVEDWTAA, from the coding sequence GTGAACTGGGTGCTCGACACGAACGTGTTGATTCACCTCGCGCGTCGACACCCGACGTCGGTGGTCGCGCGGTACACCGCGGTTCCGGTCGAGCGCCTGGCCGTGTCGAGCGTGTCCGTCGCCGAGCTGTGGTACGGTGCGGCCGGCGACGCTCGTCCCGAGGCGCGTCGGGCGAAGTTGGACCACCTCCTCGCGCCCTTGCGGGTCCCCGACCTCGACCGGCGCGCGGCGGAAATCGCGGGGCAGCTGCGGTACACGCTGCGGCATGCGCCGGTCGGCCAGAACGACGTGTACATCGCCGCGACCGCCCTCGCGCACGGCTGCGGCGTGGTGACCGCCAACGTCCGCGAGTTCTCGCGCGTGCCGGGGCCCGCCGTCGAGGACTGGACGGCGGCGTGA
- a CDS encoding peptidase M61 — MPPRCPRRPVRAALLPAALALGALPPAAHAQVPTRAYSDAFEVRRARTDPQLDYTVRVDTADLTGWRVTLVVRRPTLPAVRLGFARWAPGAYRIADFGQYAEDLTATRGGRTLTVTKQPDSTWRIVTAPPLPDDVTPDSARRLPEDTTALRVSYRVAFPSAAAAAAPNNRSFVRRDGALLDGPLTFAFPSGGERLPARVHLDVPAGWQVVTGLVPTSEPHHYFAPSVDVLLDSPILAGPAASLRVSRFDVDGAPHRVAYWRSSAAPAFDSARFVSNVGTVVRAARRVMGELPYREYAFLFVDGPGGGLEHLNSTTIGVAAARLARDPTAAAAVTAHEFFHLWNVKRLRPRELGPFDYGRAVRTPSLWWSEGVTDYFAGELLRRAGLRDSATAARDFAAAIEEFLNNPGSARVSPERSSLTAWDPPSVNGGYSISYYLQGRLLGELLELRLRNATGGRRGMDDLVRLLYDRFSGPVGFTPPDVEKAASEVCGCNMTPFFAAYVHAARPIDWAPRLATAGWQLDTTREAAADSAGRPRPDLRVSVLPFAGIGSAGGAAGTRPRLAPPVLTGAWYQAGLRGGDLVVAVNDAPVNDAAAFTRAIAGAKIGDSVAVDVLRPTPGASEPATLRVVVGIEGYDVLHVRLTDLDDPSERQQALRRVWLRGPEGAGEDAMAALAGPPPADQSTTASIPTVRPASSRRATLTRAPSASTRADSSKRASRSAAPGAKRSAAKRPAER; from the coding sequence ATGCCGCCCCGCTGCCCCCGACGTCCCGTGCGCGCCGCGCTCCTGCCGGCCGCACTCGCCCTCGGCGCTCTGCCGCCTGCCGCCCACGCCCAGGTCCCCACCCGCGCCTACTCCGACGCCTTCGAAGTCCGCCGCGCGCGCACCGACCCGCAGCTCGACTACACCGTGCGCGTCGACACCGCCGACCTCACCGGCTGGCGCGTCACCCTCGTCGTCCGCCGCCCGACCCTCCCGGCCGTCCGCCTCGGCTTCGCGCGGTGGGCGCCCGGCGCCTACCGCATCGCCGACTTCGGCCAGTACGCCGAGGACCTCACGGCCACCCGCGGCGGCCGCACGCTCACGGTCACCAAGCAGCCCGACAGCACGTGGCGCATCGTCACCGCCCCGCCCCTGCCCGACGACGTCACCCCCGACTCGGCCCGCCGCCTCCCCGAGGACACGACCGCCCTCCGCGTCAGCTACCGCGTCGCCTTCCCCTCCGCCGCCGCGGCCGCCGCGCCTAACAACCGCAGCTTCGTCCGCCGCGACGGCGCGCTCCTCGACGGCCCGCTCACCTTCGCCTTCCCCTCCGGCGGCGAGCGCCTGCCGGCGCGCGTCCACCTCGACGTGCCCGCGGGCTGGCAGGTCGTCACCGGCCTCGTCCCGACCTCCGAGCCGCACCACTACTTCGCGCCGAGCGTGGACGTGCTGCTCGACAGCCCGATCCTTGCCGGGCCCGCGGCGTCGCTCCGCGTTTCGCGCTTCGACGTCGACGGCGCCCCGCACCGCGTCGCCTACTGGCGCTCGTCGGCCGCGCCGGCGTTCGATTCGGCGCGCTTCGTCTCGAACGTCGGGACGGTGGTGCGCGCCGCGCGCCGCGTGATGGGCGAACTGCCCTACCGCGAGTACGCCTTCCTCTTCGTCGACGGCCCCGGCGGCGGCCTCGAACACCTCAACTCGACGACGATCGGCGTCGCCGCCGCCCGCCTCGCGCGCGACCCGACCGCCGCTGCCGCCGTCACGGCGCACGAGTTCTTCCACCTCTGGAACGTCAAGCGCCTCCGCCCCCGCGAGCTCGGCCCCTTCGATTACGGCCGCGCCGTGCGCACGCCGTCGCTCTGGTGGAGCGAGGGCGTCACCGACTACTTCGCGGGCGAGCTGCTCCGCCGCGCCGGGCTCCGCGACTCCGCGACCGCGGCGCGCGACTTCGCCGCCGCGATCGAGGAGTTCCTCAACAACCCCGGGAGCGCGCGCGTGAGCCCCGAGCGCTCCAGCCTCACCGCCTGGGACCCGCCGTCGGTCAACGGCGGCTACAGCATCTCGTACTACCTGCAGGGCCGACTGTTAGGCGAGCTGCTCGAGCTCCGCCTCCGCAACGCCACCGGCGGCCGCCGCGGCATGGACGACCTCGTGCGGCTGCTCTACGACCGCTTTTCGGGCCCCGTCGGCTTCACCCCGCCCGACGTCGAGAAGGCCGCGAGCGAGGTGTGCGGCTGTAACATGACGCCCTTCTTCGCCGCCTACGTGCACGCCGCGCGGCCGATCGACTGGGCGCCGCGCCTCGCCACCGCCGGCTGGCAGCTCGACACGACCCGCGAGGCGGCCGCCGACTCGGCCGGCCGGCCGCGCCCCGACCTGCGCGTCTCCGTGCTGCCCTTCGCCGGCATCGGCAGCGCGGGTGGCGCGGCCGGCACGCGCCCGCGCCTCGCGCCCCCCGTGCTCACCGGCGCGTGGTACCAGGCCGGCCTCCGCGGCGGCGACCTCGTCGTCGCGGTGAACGACGCGCCGGTCAACGACGCCGCCGCCTTCACGCGCGCGATCGCCGGCGCGAAGATCGGCGACTCGGTCGCCGTCGACGTACTGCGCCCGACGCCCGGCGCCTCCGAACCCGCGACACTACGCGTCGTGGTGGGGATCGAAGGCTACGACGTGTTGCACGTCCGCCTCACCGACCTCGACGACCCGAGCGAGCGCCAGCAGGCCCTCCGGCGCGTCTGGCTCCGCGGTCCGGAGGGGGCGGGGGAGGACGCGATGGCCGCGCTCGCCGGCCCCCCGCCCGCCGATCAGTCGACGACGGCTTCGATCCCGACCGTGCGCCCGGCCTCGAGCCGGCGCGCCACGCTCACCCGCGCGCCGTCGGCGAGCACGCGCGCCGACAGCTCCAAGCGCGCCTCGCGGTCCGCCGCCCCGGGCGCCAAGCGGTCGGCCGCCAAGCGCCCCGCCGAGAGGTAG
- a CDS encoding NTP pyrophosphohydrolase, with amino-acid sequence MTGRAQVSAGLILFRRTAGQLVLFLAHPGGPFWRGRDAGAWTIPKGVVHPGEELLDAACREFREETGVEARPPYLPLGHVRQRAGKRVHAWAWEGDADPDAATSNTTRAEWPRGSGRWLTYPEVDRYGWFAPDAAREKLNPAQAAFVARLEHALDGSAPDGRAFDGGPGRDLPNSTPGPSFPGS; translated from the coding sequence GTGACGGGGCGGGCGCAGGTGAGCGCGGGCCTCATCCTGTTCCGCCGCACGGCCGGGCAGCTCGTGCTCTTCCTGGCCCACCCGGGCGGTCCGTTCTGGCGCGGCCGCGACGCCGGCGCGTGGACCATCCCCAAGGGCGTCGTCCACCCGGGCGAGGAGCTGCTCGACGCCGCGTGCCGCGAGTTCCGCGAGGAGACCGGCGTCGAGGCGCGCCCGCCCTACCTCCCGCTCGGCCACGTGCGCCAGCGCGCCGGCAAGCGCGTGCACGCCTGGGCCTGGGAGGGCGACGCCGACCCCGACGCCGCCACCAGCAACACGACGAGGGCCGAGTGGCCGCGCGGTTCGGGGCGCTGGCTCACCTACCCCGAGGTCGACCGCTACGGCTGGTTCGCGCCCGACGCGGCGCGCGAGAAGCTCAACCCGGCGCAGGCCGCGTTCGTGGCGCGGCTCGAGCACGCGCTCGACGGGAGCGCGCCCGACGGGCGTGCGTTCGACGGCGGCCCCGGCCGGGACTTGCCTAACTCGACGCCCGGCCCGAGTTTCCCCGGATCATGA
- a CDS encoding TetR family transcriptional regulator, with amino-acid sequence MRVRLQRTALELFRERGYDRTTAAEIAARAGVTERTFFRYFPDKREVLFDGETTLRAALTAAIADAPGGLGPLDTLFRAFRSVQPALEANRPFSEPRQEVIANTPALHERELAKTAALADALAAALQARGVAELRAVLAARTGMAAFVHATIAWLNDPGPGLGARLDFALRELKALVAESD; translated from the coding sequence GTGCGCGTGCGTCTGCAGCGGACGGCGCTGGAGCTGTTTCGCGAGCGAGGGTACGACCGGACCACGGCCGCCGAGATCGCCGCGCGCGCCGGCGTCACGGAGCGGACCTTCTTTCGGTACTTCCCGGATAAGCGGGAGGTCCTGTTCGACGGCGAGACCACGCTGCGCGCAGCACTAACGGCCGCAATCGCCGACGCGCCCGGGGGACTCGGCCCCCTCGACACGCTCTTCCGGGCGTTCCGGTCGGTGCAGCCGGCGCTCGAAGCCAACCGGCCGTTCTCGGAGCCACGACAGGAGGTCATTGCCAACACGCCCGCGCTGCACGAGCGCGAACTAGCAAAAACGGCCGCGCTGGCCGACGCGCTGGCCGCCGCGTTGCAGGCGCGCGGAGTCGCGGAGCTGCGGGCGGTGCTCGCGGCGCGGACCGGCATGGCGGCCTTCGTCCACGCGACAATCGCTTGGCTCAACGACCCGGGGCCGGGGCTCGGGGCGCGTCTCGACTTCGCCCTCCGCGAGCTGAAGGCACTGGTTGCCGAAAGCGACTAA
- a CDS encoding transcriptional regulator, which translates to MESLRPLARLSADVRAMLAPYGAKATWPAGFTIYQRGAGADGLFVVLAGRVVLRSRVKAGRGFVPAVAVAGETFGAEGLVPRGAYATDARAEEASETLHVRGPQLRTFLREQPLYGQALLGQVMAERTELLDKLREVATLSVEDRLIAAMLRLAAQRPRGTAPGDALVLGPNEYRLLCELVGATRESVSLVFNRFAAGGLVDRDGTTYTVTDMGALADRLGSTWAEADAPLVVEREPGVAGVGRAVRA; encoded by the coding sequence GTGGAGTCCTTACGTCCCCTCGCGCGCCTGTCGGCCGACGTGCGCGCCATGCTCGCCCCGTACGGCGCCAAGGCCACCTGGCCCGCCGGATTCACCATCTACCAGCGCGGCGCGGGCGCCGACGGCCTGTTCGTCGTGCTCGCCGGCCGCGTCGTGCTCCGCAGCCGCGTCAAGGCCGGGCGGGGCTTCGTGCCCGCGGTCGCCGTGGCCGGCGAGACGTTCGGCGCCGAGGGGCTCGTGCCCCGCGGCGCGTACGCCACCGACGCCCGCGCCGAGGAGGCGAGCGAGACGCTCCACGTGCGCGGCCCGCAGCTGCGCACGTTCCTGCGCGAGCAGCCGCTCTACGGCCAGGCGCTCTTGGGCCAGGTGATGGCTGAGCGCACGGAGCTGCTCGACAAGCTGCGCGAGGTCGCGACGCTCTCGGTCGAGGACCGGCTGATCGCGGCGATGCTCCGCCTGGCCGCGCAGCGCCCGCGCGGCACGGCGCCCGGGGACGCGCTCGTCCTGGGCCCCAACGAGTACCGCCTGCTCTGCGAGCTGGTCGGGGCGACGCGCGAGAGCGTGTCGCTCGTCTTCAACCGCTTCGCGGCGGGCGGGCTCGTCGACCGCGACGGGACGACGTACACGGTCACCGACATGGGCGCGCTCGCCGACCGGCTCGGCTCGACGTGGGCGGAGGCCGACGCGCCGCTCGTCGTCGAGCGGGAGCCCGGCGTCGCCGGGGTCGGGCGCGCGGTGCGCGCCTAA